The genome window TATGCTTGCAATGTTGCCCTGGATGTTGCAAAAGGCGATTGGATTGCTTTTATCGATGCCGATGATGCATGGAAGCCCGAAAGGATTGAATATCTGCTTGGCATAATCACCAGGTATGAGTATGGTAAGTATTTTATAGCAGATGATTTTACTTTGTCCTATGAAACCAATAATGGTAAATTTGTCCAGCTTGGTTCTGAACTTCGAATTTGGTTACCTGGAATTTATAATAAATTTGGTTTGAGTGATTTTATAGAAATTGATTACAAAGATTTTTTCTATATTGCGTTCCAGCCTATTTTACCATCTAAAGTAGTAAAAGAAAATCGACTTAGGTTTCCAGAAAATTTAAATTTTGGAGAAGACTTATTTTTTTATGCTAAACTCTTTAAGCGTGGATTAAAGATGCTTATAACTAAAAAATCT of Caldisericum sp. contains these proteins:
- a CDS encoding glycosyltransferase family 2 protein; this translates as MRKDKRFVSCCSNATLPLLEERDSNYLVGSNFIVSVVMPAYNEEKYIAEAIKSVLNQTYQNFELIIVNDGSKDKTMEIAKSFTDERINVIDLKENRGVSYACNVALDVAKGDWIAFIDADDAWKPERIEYLLGIITRYEYGKYFIADDFTLSYETNNGKFVQLGSELRIWLPGIYNKFGLSDFIEIDYKDFFYIAFQPILPSKVVKENRLRFPENLNFGEDLFFYAKLFKRGLKMLITKKS